The Clostridium cylindrosporum DSM 605 genome includes a region encoding these proteins:
- a CDS encoding helix-turn-helix transcriptional regulator yields the protein MEIKNNLKSIRHTEHEMDRKDFAEHIGVKFKTYYAYEKGETNPSLLKAIEIAKKLNKHIDEIWYTD from the coding sequence ATGGAGATAAAGAATAATCTTAAAAGCATTAGACATACGGAGCATGAAATGGATAGAAAGGACTTTGCAGAACATATAGGAGTAAAGTTTAAAACCTATTATGCTTATGAAAAAGGAGAAACAAACCCTAGTTTACTTAAAGCAATAGAAATTGCTAAGAAATTAAATAAACATATTGATGAGATATGGTACACCGATTAA
- a CDS encoding type IV secretory system conjugative DNA transfer family protein, with product MLFETMLLTKIAIGGVVGCGLLNVLSKDESSGELATSKIGTVEDLKGLIGDNGLRLGKKIQLNEGKTREHIIVCGATGEGKTTSLFYPNLLTSDIQGSIVVIDPKGELYRDTSRFQESIGRTPILFNPLSPFDSAKYNLLAECRTTSEVVELAQTILLNSSKALELQSGTKAGGIEWLNMSLPLFVSALIYVKSKGSPIDTITSAARLVINHGIEDLDTLLSNSDEEEVREQFNIFKSCLESPKTASSIKVTLNSSLQLFMDNNIIQSSSRTDFNAKMLRDKPICLYISYPEHKSNYLSPYMATFFTQLINQLMETKGQSITFLCDEFANIGMINGFTTIISTCRSRMIGFLICLQSTSQLVQVYGRDNAKAILNNLKTKCVLPSITDIETLNYISDILGDTQITLKNTSKNKSNTTDSYNTSKKRLLSTDEIRRLGSDEILIIPHNRQPFLDKQNLYYVNKKYTSRVSPIR from the coding sequence ATGTTATTTGAAACAATGCTATTAACTAAAATTGCTATAGGTGGAGTAGTAGGTTGTGGATTATTAAATGTGCTTTCCAAGGATGAAAGTAGTGGAGAACTAGCTACAAGCAAAATAGGTACTGTAGAGGATTTAAAAGGTTTAATAGGTGATAATGGCCTAAGACTAGGTAAGAAAATTCAACTTAATGAGGGAAAGACTAGGGAGCATATTATAGTTTGTGGTGCTACAGGGGAAGGGAAAACGACAAGTTTATTTTATCCTAACTTACTAACTTCAGATATACAAGGAAGTATAGTTGTAATAGACCCTAAGGGTGAACTTTATAGAGATACTTCACGATTCCAGGAGAGCATAGGGAGAACTCCTATACTATTTAATCCTTTAAGTCCCTTTGATAGTGCTAAATACAATCTACTAGCAGAGTGCAGAACTACATCAGAGGTTGTGGAGTTAGCACAGACAATATTATTAAACTCTTCTAAAGCTTTGGAGTTACAAAGTGGAACAAAAGCAGGAGGGATTGAGTGGCTTAATATGAGTTTACCTTTATTCGTATCAGCCTTGATATATGTGAAGTCAAAGGGAAGTCCAATAGATACCATTACAAGTGCAGCAAGATTAGTTATAAATCATGGAATAGAGGACTTAGATACTTTGTTAAGTAATTCAGATGAAGAGGAAGTTAGAGAACAATTCAATATATTTAAATCATGCTTAGAAAGCCCTAAAACAGCAAGTAGTATAAAAGTAACACTAAATAGTAGCTTACAGTTATTCATGGATAATAATATAATCCAATCTAGCAGTAGAACGGACTTTAATGCAAAGATGTTAAGGGATAAGCCTATATGTCTTTATATCAGCTATCCAGAGCATAAAAGCAACTATTTAAGCCCTTATATGGCAACATTCTTTACCCAATTAATAAATCAGCTAATGGAAACTAAAGGGCAATCAATAACTTTCCTTTGTGATGAATTTGCAAATATTGGAATGATTAACGGATTCACAACTATCATAAGCACTTGTAGAAGTAGAATGATAGGTTTTTTAATATGTCTCCAATCTACAAGTCAGCTTGTCCAAGTATATGGGAGAGATAATGCAAAGGCCATATTAAATAACTTAAAAACTAAATGTGTATTGCCTTCTATAACAGATATTGAAACACTGAATTATATAAGTGACATCCTAGGAGACACTCAAATAACCCTTAAGAACACATCTAAAAACAAAAGTAACACTACAGATAGCTACAATACATCTAAGAAAAGATTATTAAGTACAGATGAAATCAGAAGGCTAGGTAGTGATGAAATATTAATAATACCTCATAACAGACAACCTTTCTTAGATAAGCAGAATTTATATTATGTAAATAAAAAATACACATCAAGAGTAAGCCCAATAAGATAA